The following are from one region of the Coffea eugenioides isolate CCC68of chromosome 2, Ceug_1.0, whole genome shotgun sequence genome:
- the LOC113763300 gene encoding E3 ubiquitin-protein ligase AIRP2-like isoform X1 — protein sequence MYIGGGGGVGGAGGGTMRKSFKDSLKVLEADIQHANTLASDFPREYDGACLQMRMSYSPAAHLFLFLVQWTDCHLAGALGLLRILIYKVYVDGTTTMSTHERKASIREFYAIIYPSLMQLQRGVTDTEDKKQKAVCLERYKRRDEEEHRQISELEVEREEECGICMEMNSKIVLPNCNHAMCMKCYREWRLRSQSCPFCRDSLKRVNSGDLWVLMDSKDVVDMATITRENLRRLFMYIDKLPLIVPDNLFDTYDNHLR from the exons ATGTATATAGGAGGGGGGGGAGGAGTTGGGGGAGCCGGAGGAGGGACAATGCGGAAGTCATTTAAGGATTCTCTCAAAGTTCTTGAAGCTGATATTCAGCATGCCAATACTCT GGCTTCGGATTTTCCACGGGAGTATGATGGTGCTTGCCTGCAGATGAGAATGTCCTACAGTCCAGCAGCACACCTGTTCCTTTTCCTGGTTCAGTGGACTGACTGTCACCTAGCTGGTGCTCTTGGCCTGTTAAGAATCCTGATTTATAAG GTTTACGTCGATGGCACCACAACAATGTCCACTCATGAAAGGAAAGCAAGCATTAGAGAATTCTATG CTATTATCTATCCCTCATTAATGCAACTCCAGAGGGGGGTTACCGACACAGAAGACAAAAAGCAAAAAGCAGTGTGCTTGGAAAGATATAAAAGAAGAGATGAAGAGGAACACCGGCAAATTTCGGAGCTAGAAGTTGAAAGGGAGGAAGAATGTGGTATTTGCATGGAGATGAACAGCAAAATAGTCTTGCCCAACTGCAACCATGCCATGTGCATGAAATGCTACCGTGAATG GCGTTTAAGGTCACAATCGTGCCCCTTCTGCCGTGATAGCCTGAAGAGGGTCAACTCAGGTGATCTCTGGGTGCTTATGGACAGCAAGGATGTCGTGGACATGGCTACCATAACAAGGGAGAATCTGAGAAGGCTCTTTATGTATATAGATAAGTTGCCTCTTATTGTTCCGGATAACCTTTTTGACACTTACGATAATCATTTAAGGTAG
- the LOC113763300 gene encoding E3 ubiquitin-protein ligase AIRP2-like isoform X2, whose amino-acid sequence MYIGGGGGVGGAGGGTMRKSFKDSLKVLEADIQHANTLASDFPREYDGACLQMRMSYSPAAHLFLFLVQWTDCHLAGALGLLRILIYKVYVDGTTTMSTHERKASIREFYAIIYPSLMQLQRGVTDTEDKKQKAVCLERYKRRDEEEHRQISELEVEREEECGICMEMNSKIVLPNCNHAMCMKCYREWINDSHLSTMLPLLHSMLEYMLGLFNSESEAYPQCK is encoded by the exons ATGTATATAGGAGGGGGGGGAGGAGTTGGGGGAGCCGGAGGAGGGACAATGCGGAAGTCATTTAAGGATTCTCTCAAAGTTCTTGAAGCTGATATTCAGCATGCCAATACTCT GGCTTCGGATTTTCCACGGGAGTATGATGGTGCTTGCCTGCAGATGAGAATGTCCTACAGTCCAGCAGCACACCTGTTCCTTTTCCTGGTTCAGTGGACTGACTGTCACCTAGCTGGTGCTCTTGGCCTGTTAAGAATCCTGATTTATAAG GTTTACGTCGATGGCACCACAACAATGTCCACTCATGAAAGGAAAGCAAGCATTAGAGAATTCTATG CTATTATCTATCCCTCATTAATGCAACTCCAGAGGGGGGTTACCGACACAGAAGACAAAAAGCAAAAAGCAGTGTGCTTGGAAAGATATAAAAGAAGAGATGAAGAGGAACACCGGCAAATTTCGGAGCTAGAAGTTGAAAGGGAGGAAGAATGTGGTATTTGCATGGAGATGAACAGCAAAATAGTCTTGCCCAACTGCAACCATGCCATGTGCATGAAATGCTACCGTGAATG GATCAATGACAGTCACTTATCAACTATGTTGCCTTTACTGCATTCCATGTTGGAATATATGCTTGGTTTATTTAATTCCGAGTCAGAGGCATATCCACAATGTAAATAG
- the LOC113763299 gene encoding pre-mRNA-splicing factor ATP-dependent RNA helicase DEAH1-like has product MEMGKEGTSRKRFRKRTEIKEDADSDSQDERLVRSQICKDRSDGSDMEEEERIRDRRERELEKNYKERDAARTRELAAVHKSTRKEGNGAVQGSNAVKMDHIMMLREVSRQKYLKKREQDKVEELGDDIQDEQYLFEGLKLTEAEHCDLRYKKELYGLVKKSSEEADSVKEYRMPESYDQEGSINQDKRFSAASKCHRDPNAENTGKPFAEQEAWEQNQRGKAILKFGSRDRKQRGDEYEFVFDNQIEFIKAAVMDSMNDEQESVIEPTEKSGGRSAFDVLQEERKALPIYQYREELLQAVNDHQVLVIVGETGSGKTTQIPQYLHEAGFTKVGKVGCTQPRRVAAMSVAARVSQEMGVKVGHEVGYAIRFEDCTSKKTVLKYMTDGMLLRELLGEPALASYSVLMVDEAHERTLSTDILFGLVKDIARFRPDLKLLISSATLDAEKFSDYFDFAPIFKIPGRRYPVDIHFTKAPEADYLDAAVVTALQIHLTQPPGDGDILIFLTGQEEIETVEEILKHRLQGFGAKIAELIICPIYANLRTELQAKIFKPTPQGARKCVLATNIAETSLTIDGIKYVIDPGFCKMKSYNPRTGMESLLVAPISKASADQRAGRSGRTGPGKCFRLYTAHIYYNDLEDNTVPEIKRSNLSNVVLTLKSLGIHNLLNFDFMDPPSTEALLKALELLYALGALNKHGELTKVGRRMAEFPLDPMLSKMIVASEKYKCSEEIISIAAMLSVGNSIFYRPNNKKVLADNARMYFHVGNSGDHIALLNVYNSWKETDYSTQWCHENFIQVRSMRRARDIRDQLKRLLERVEIALTSNLNDLEAIKKAITSGFFPNSAVMQKNGLYRTVKLPQTVYIHPSSGLLQAPPSWVIYHELVLTSKEYMRQVTELKPEWLVEIAPHYFQLKDVAYPDSKKAAV; this is encoded by the coding sequence ATGGAGATGGGGAAAGAGGGTACCTCAAGAAAAAGGTTCAGAAAGAGGACAGAAATCAAAGAGGATGCTGATTCTGATTCTCAAGATGAAAGGTTAGTTAGAAGTCAGATTTGCAAGGATAGAAGTGATGGCTCTGACAtggaagaggaagaaagaatTCGTGATCGAAGGGAGAGGGAGTTGGAGAAGAATTATAAAGAAAGGGATGCAGCACGGACTAGAGAGTTGGCTGCAGTGCACAAGTCAACAAGGAAGGAGGGAAATGGGGCAGTTCAGGGGTCTAATGCTGTTAAGATGGATCACATTATGATGCTAAGGGAAGTTTCGAGGCAAAAGTATTTGAAGAAAAGGGAGCAAGATAAAGTAGAGGAACTTGGAGATGATATTCAAGATGAGCAGTATTTATTTGAGGGCTTAAAACTCACAGAAGCAGAGCATTGCGATCTTAGATATAAGAAAGAATTGTATGGGCTTGTTAAGAAGAGTTCTGAAGAGGCAGATAGTGTAAAAGAGTACAGGATGCCAGAATCCTACGATCAGGAAGGGAGTATAAATCAGGACAAGAGATTTTCTGCCGCTTCCAAGTGCCACAGGGATCCTAATGCTGAAAATACGGGGAAGCCCTTTGCTGAGCAAGAAGCATGGGAACAAAATCAAAGGGGGAAGGCAATTCTCAAGTTTGGGTCAAGAGATAGAAAACAAAGAGGTGATGAATATGAGTTTGTATTTGATAACCAGATTGAATTCATAAAGGCAGCAGTTATGGATAGCATGAATGATGAACAAGAATCGGTTATTGAGCCAACTGAAAAATCTGGGGGCAGATCAGCATTTGACGTGCTTCAGGAGGAGCGAAAAGCTCTACCTATTTATCAGTATAGAGAAGAATTGCTTCAGGCTGTAAATGATCATCAGGTTCTTGTTATCGTCGGGGAGACGGGTTCTGGAAAGACAACCCAGATTCCTCAATATCTCCACGAGGCAGGTTTCACAAAAGTTGGAAAGGTTGGGTGTACCCAGCCACGCCGAGTTGCGGCCATGAGTGTTGCTGCTCGAGTTTCTCAGGAAATGGGAGTCAAAGTCGGGCATGAGGTTGGTTATGCCATTCGTTTTGAGGACTGTACTTCCAAGAAGACCGTTCTGAAGTACATGACCGATGGCATGTTATTGAGGGAGTTGCTTGGTGAACCTGCTCTTGCAAGCTACAGTGTCTTGATGGTGGATGAGGCTCATGAGAGAACATTATCGACTGATATACTATTTGGCTTGGTTAAGGACATTGCTCGTTTTCGACCTGATCTTAAGTTGCTCATCTCAAGTGCCACACTAGATGCTGAGAAGTTCAGTGATTACTTTGATTTTGCTCCAATTTTCAAAATACCTGGAAGGAGGTATCCTGTTGACATCCATTTCACCAAAGCACCAGAGGCGGATTACTTGGATGCTGCAGTTGTCACTGCCTTACAAATCCATCTGACACAACCACCTGGGGATGGTGATATATTGATTTTCTTAACTGGGCAGGAAGAAATTGAAACTGTCGAGGAGATCCTGAAGCATAGGCTACAAGGTTTTGGAGCAAAAATTGCAGAGCTGATCATATGTCCAATTTACGCAAACCTACGAACAGAGTTGCAGGCAAAAATATTCAAGCCCACTCCTCAAGGGGCACGCAAGTGTGTCCTGGCGACAAATATTGCTGAGACTTCATTGACGATTGATGGGATAAAGTATGTTATCGATCCAGGATTTTGCAAAATGAAGTCTTACAATCCCCGAACTGGGATGGAGTCATTATTGGTTGCTCCTATCTCAAAAGCATCTGCAGATCAACGGGCTGGTCGATCTGGACGAACGGGTCCAGGAAAGTGCTTTAGACTGTACACTGCACACATTTACTACAACGACTTGGAAGATAATACCGTCCCGGAGATAAAAAGGAGCAACCTATCAAATGTTGTGCTTACTCTCAAGAGCCTCGGCATTCATAACTTGTTGAACTTCGACTTTATGGATCCACCATCAACAGAAGCTTTATTGAAAGCCCTGGAACTTCTTTATGCACTAGGTGCGCTAAATAAGCATGGTGAGCTGACAAAGGTTGGTAGAAGAATGGCAGAGTTCCCTCTTGATCCAATGCTTTCCAAGATGATCGTAGCTTCTGAAAAGTATAAATGCAGCGAGGAAATCATATCTATTGCAGCAATGCTCTCTGTAGGAAATTCAATATTTTATCGtccaaacaacaaaaaagttCTCGCTGATAATGCAAGGATGTATTTCCATGTAGGGAATTCCGGGGACCATATTGCATTACTTAATGTCTACAACTCTTGGAAGGAAACAGACTATTCAACACAATGGTGTCATGAGAATTTCATACAAGTCAGAAGCATGAGGCGTGCAAGAGATATAAGAGATCAGTTGAAGAGGTTGTTGGAAAGAGTTGAAATTGCCTTGACATCAAATCTCAATGACTTAGAAGCTATTAAGAAGGCCATAACTTCTGGGTTTTTTCCTAATTCAGCAGTCATGCAAAAGAATGGACTATATAGAACTGTAAAACTGCCCCAAACTGTATATATCCACCCTAGTTCAGGCTTACTGCAAGCGCCTCCTAGCTGGGTAATCTACCATGAGTTGGTCTTGACGAGCAAGGAGTACATGAGACAGGTGACTGAATTAAAGCCAGAGTGGCTGGTGGAAATAGCTCCCCACTATTTTCAGTTGAAAGATGTTGCCTATCCTGATTCAAAGAAAGCAGCCGTGTGA
- the LOC113762065 gene encoding sphingolipid delta(4)-desaturase DES1-like: MGFVEDDKEGVMATDFFWSYTDEPHASRRRQILSHYPQIRELFGPDPFAFLKIAMVVLLQLWTATYLHDASWLKILMVAYFFGSFLNHNLFLAIHELSHNLAFSTPVYNRWLGIFANLPIGVPMSVTFQKYHLEHHRFQGVDGVDMDVPSLAEGHVVTNILTKSIWVVLQLFFYAFRPLFLKPKPPGIWELVNLLVQLAVDAAMVYFWGWRSFAYMILSTFVGGGMHPMAGHFISEHYVFKPDQETYSYYGPLNLMTWHVGYHNEHHDFPRIPGYKLHKVREIAPEYYDSLKSYRSWSQVIYTYIMDCTVGPFSRMKRKLSTVTTNKSD, from the exons ATGGGGTTCGTAGAAGATGATAAAGAAGGAGTAATGGCTACAGATTTTTTCTGGTCATATACAGATGAGCCCCATGCCTCTCGTAGAAGACAGATCCTCTCTCACTATCCTCAAATCAGAGAACTCTTTGGCCCTGACCCTTTTGCTTTTCTCAAG attGCTATGGTTGTTTTGCTTCAGCTGTGGACTGCAACGTACCTTCATGATGCAAGTTGGCTGAAGATATTAATGGTGGCCTACTTTTTTGGCTCGTTTCTCAACCACAACCTCTTCTTGGCCATTCATGAACTGAGTCACAATCTTGCCTTTTCAACTCCTGTCTACAACCGTTGGCTTGGGATTTTTGCTAACCTTCCTATCGGGGTACCTATGTCTGTCACCTTCCAAAAGTACCATCTTGAGCATCATCGCTTCCAAGGAGTTGATGGAGTCGACATGGACGTCCCAAGCCTTGCCGAAGGCCATGTTGTGACAAACATTCTCACAAAATCCATTTGGGTCGTCTTACAACTCTTCTTTTATGCTTTCCGGCCACTTTTTCTCAAACCAAAACCACCTGGTATATGGGAGCTTGTCAATTTGCTTGTTCAGTTGGCTGTTGATGCAGCTATGGTCTATTTCTGGGGCTGGAGATCTTTTGCATATATGATCCTGTCAACTTTCGTTGGTGGTGGAATGCACCCAATGGCTGGCCACTTTATCTCAGAACATTATGTCTTTAAGCCAGACCAAGAAACATATTCCTACTACGGTCCCTTGAATCTAATGACTTGGCATGTAGGATACCACAATGAGCATCATGATTTTCCTAGGATTCCTGGGTACAAGCTTCACAAGGTGAGGGAGATTGCACCTGAATATTATGATAGTTTGAAGTCATATAGATCTTGGAGCCAGGTCATCTACACGTATATAATGGATTGCACTGTTGGTCCCTTCAGTAGAATGAAGAGAAAGTTGTCTACAGTGACCACAAACAAATCTGATTAA
- the LOC113761637 gene encoding tetraspanin-19-like: MARAMKRCLQVTLKVLNAAMGLLGIAMIIYGIWMIRVWERDIDYSSSVADDDDDAYALPWLIHAFVGVGIALCAITFLGHMAAGTANSWCLSCYSFVVFVLLILDTALLADVLLNSDWEEDLPDDPSGRFDDFKDFVSSNMQLCQWVSFSIFLAQGCSILIATIIKSLDADERINYDTDSDVEHGNSRAPFLNPPAAQTIPTFAIGEPQFVYYKYEDRRVTD, from the exons ATGGCGAGAGCTATGAAGAGATGCCTGCAAGTAACCCTAAAAGTGTTGAATGCAGCAATGGGTTTGTTGGGCATTGCAATGATCATATATGGTATCTGGATGATTAGAGTTTGGGAGCGAGACATCGACTACAGCTCATCCGTtgctgatgatgatgatgatgcttATGCTTTGCCATG GTTGATTCATGCTTTTGTTGGTGTTGGCATTGCTTTGTGTGCAATCACATTCCTTGGTCATATGGCAGCAGGTACTGCCAATTCCTGGTGCCTCAGCTGC TACTCTTTCGTTGTCTTCGTGCTTCTCATATTGGACACAGCATTGCTAGCAGATGTTCTGCTCAACTCAGACTGGGAAGAG GATCTACCGGATGATCCATCAGGAAGATTCGACGATTTCAAGGATTTTGTGAGTTCAAATATGCAATTATGTCAATGGGTTTCATTCTCGATATTTCTAGCTCAG GGTTGCTCCATCTTGATTGCCACAATCATCAAAAGTCTGGATGCAGACGAGAGAATCAACTATGATACTGATAGTGATGTAGAGCATGGTAATTCCAGGGCCCCGTTTCTGAACCCACCTGCTGCACAAACGATTCCAACATTTGCGATTGGGGAACCACAATTCGTTTACTACAAATATGAGGACCGGAGG GTAACCGATTGA